From a single Herpetosiphon gulosus genomic region:
- a CDS encoding FHA domain-containing protein, with amino-acid sequence MTRCIHCGAAIQPNTKFCPSCGKSQQAAPNQANPALGGGATTILHSSMAFLEVQETGQAPRQIPLANQPVTFGRKPDNDIIASSRFVSSNHARIEPDGQRHVIIDLGSTNGLLFQSQRVPRHSFNDGDSVRIGDPVTGNFVTLTYRNQKVATPPAEAGHVSRFDLSNKPAVTIGREGSALNLPNPQVSRNHAEIRAIQGGHEVRDLGSTNGTFVNGNRITTTRLNRGDVIQIGPFKLVYDGTSLDQFDQRGALRIDAHSLVRLVGGNRVILNNVSLVIEPREFIALVGGSGAGKSTLMGALSGYNRANKGAVLVNGDDYYANFDAYRAILGYVPQDDILHSSLPVDVALRYTAKLRLPADTASSEIEARIDRVLKDVEMSAHRGKQVNQLSGGQRKRVSISSELLADPSLFFLDEPTSGLDPGLEKKMMYTLRQLADSGRTIVLVTHATANITQCDHVVFMADGRMVWFGPPSEALTFFNVTSGDFADIYTKLEGDADPNHPLTTTELKQEFETWRQHNNQVRQAPRLSELWEIRFRNSEAYRKYVWERLQRAPQVPVMTPPQAPIPQAAVPGAYPNQVSVSIPTSAAPAGRPKPPPVSAMRQFGIMTRRYLRLIAADKRNLGILLLQAPIIGMILLLVAKEDAFRRPNSADARMVPFLLGAIAVWFGILNSAREITKEGPIYRRERLANLKIVPYLGSKVLVLAGLCLIQSIILMVILGTKVDFDLGLEVPFGVWGGFLVTTFLTSLTGLGVGLLISASASSSDKAMSIIPFALIPQIVFALALLPLPAALAPVSFLVGSRWAMQAYGSIGGLGEPFDPGKCRAGQIPSPSTCEVFPTVGYDDSAGYIFLTWFILIGYTMACLAITAWLLKRRDKEA; translated from the coding sequence ATGACACGCTGTATCCACTGCGGTGCTGCCATTCAGCCTAATACGAAGTTTTGCCCAAGTTGCGGTAAATCGCAACAGGCCGCACCCAATCAAGCTAACCCCGCCTTAGGCGGTGGGGCCACAACCATCCTACATTCATCGATGGCATTTTTAGAGGTGCAAGAAACTGGTCAGGCACCCCGTCAAATTCCACTCGCTAATCAACCAGTGACCTTTGGCCGCAAGCCCGATAACGATATTATTGCGTCATCGCGCTTTGTGTCGTCGAACCATGCGCGGATCGAGCCAGACGGCCAACGCCACGTCATTATCGATCTTGGTAGCACCAATGGCTTGCTCTTTCAAAGCCAACGTGTGCCCCGCCATAGTTTTAACGATGGCGATTCGGTACGGATTGGCGATCCGGTTACTGGGAACTTTGTAACCCTAACGTATCGCAATCAAAAGGTTGCCACGCCGCCCGCCGAAGCTGGCCACGTTAGCCGCTTTGATTTGAGCAATAAGCCTGCCGTGACGATTGGCCGCGAAGGCTCAGCCCTCAATTTGCCCAATCCCCAAGTGTCACGTAACCATGCCGAAATTCGCGCCATCCAAGGTGGCCACGAGGTTCGCGATCTTGGCAGCACCAACGGCACGTTCGTCAATGGTAATCGAATCACGACAACCCGCCTAAATCGCGGCGATGTGATTCAAATTGGGCCATTCAAACTGGTCTACGACGGCACTTCGCTTGATCAATTTGATCAACGGGGCGCATTGCGAATCGATGCCCATTCATTGGTACGCTTGGTCGGCGGCAATCGAGTTATTCTGAATAATGTTTCGCTGGTAATCGAACCACGCGAATTTATTGCCTTGGTTGGTGGCTCAGGCGCTGGCAAATCAACCCTGATGGGTGCACTATCGGGCTACAATCGTGCCAACAAAGGCGCGGTGTTGGTCAATGGCGACGACTATTATGCCAACTTCGATGCCTACCGCGCCATTTTGGGCTATGTGCCGCAAGATGATATTTTGCACAGCAGCTTGCCAGTTGATGTAGCTTTGCGCTATACCGCTAAGCTCCGTTTGCCCGCCGACACTGCCAGCAGCGAAATCGAAGCGCGGATCGATCGGGTGCTCAAAGATGTTGAGATGAGCGCCCATCGTGGCAAGCAAGTTAATCAACTTTCTGGTGGCCAGCGCAAACGGGTGTCAATTAGTTCGGAGCTTTTGGCCGACCCCAGCCTGTTCTTTCTCGATGAGCCAACCTCGGGGCTAGACCCGGGCCTCGAAAAGAAGATGATGTATACCTTGCGCCAATTGGCTGATTCAGGGCGCACAATTGTGTTGGTAACTCACGCCACCGCCAATATCACCCAATGCGATCATGTGGTGTTTATGGCCGATGGGCGCATGGTTTGGTTTGGGCCGCCCAGCGAGGCCTTAACCTTCTTCAATGTAACTTCGGGCGATTTTGCCGATATCTACACCAAACTTGAGGGCGATGCTGACCCGAATCATCCTTTAACTACAACTGAGTTGAAGCAAGAATTCGAAACGTGGCGGCAACATAATAATCAAGTGCGCCAAGCACCACGACTCTCTGAGCTGTGGGAAATTCGTTTCCGCAACTCCGAGGCCTATCGCAAATATGTTTGGGAACGGCTGCAACGTGCGCCGCAAGTGCCAGTTATGACCCCACCGCAAGCGCCAATTCCCCAAGCTGCGGTGCCTGGAGCCTATCCCAACCAAGTCAGCGTCTCGATTCCTACCTCGGCGGCTCCTGCTGGCCGACCCAAACCGCCGCCCGTTTCGGCCATGCGCCAGTTTGGGATTATGACACGGCGTTATTTGCGCTTGATCGCCGCCGATAAACGCAACCTTGGGATTTTATTGTTGCAAGCTCCGATTATTGGTATGATTTTGCTGTTGGTGGCCAAAGAAGATGCCTTCCGCCGCCCCAATTCGGCTGATGCACGTATGGTTCCGTTCTTGTTGGGCGCGATTGCAGTGTGGTTTGGCATTTTGAATTCAGCCCGCGAAATCACCAAGGAAGGCCCAATTTATCGCCGTGAACGTTTGGCCAACCTTAAAATCGTACCTTATTTAGGCTCGAAAGTTCTGGTGCTAGCTGGCTTATGTCTCATTCAAAGCATTATTTTGATGGTCATTCTGGGCACAAAGGTCGATTTTGATCTTGGGCTGGAGGTACCATTTGGGGTTTGGGGTGGCTTTTTGGTCACAACCTTCCTCACATCGCTCACAGGCTTAGGCGTTGGCTTGTTGATTTCGGCCTCAGCTAGCTCATCGGATAAAGCCATGAGCATCATTCCCTTTGCGCTAATTCCGCAGATTGTGTTTGCTTTGGCCTTGCTGCCCTTGCCTGCGGCCTTGGCTCCAGTTTCATTCTTGGTTGGCAGCCGCTGGGCCATGCAAGCCTATGGCTCGATCGGCGGTTTGGGTGAGCCATTCGACCCAGGCAAATGTCGCGCTGGCCAAATTCCTAGCCCCAGCACCTGTGAGGTGTTTCCAACTGTGGGCTACGACGATAGTGCTGGCTATATTTTCCTGACTTGGTTTATTTTGATTGGCTACACCATGGCTTGTTTGGCAATCACGGCTTGGTTGCTCAAACGCCGTGATAAGGAAGCCTAG
- a CDS encoding AAA family ATPase, translating to MSQSEPIQWNAVALQALQVEGVNERWNAVQEQLHPILVALSEQLDSAAARQFPNTWGLYEVSAKTVRAVNRGRQRDPIDDYHVVIDRPPRGCHIYLGVSGSEERILVGIQLWNKRKRELAAVWDRGRVLWEPLIRSLPDVRYTRGEHAEQQLWLDDYLANRSSNYLWAGWSYPWQQALDDSQQFNLQLINHMLALLPLNEAIMEIAEEEWELPPSHLREARQSYATGFNSPSIEEISASIRQRGFIYPDAVLRSYHIALQTKPLVILPGISGTGKTRLTRVYADAVHQIAPHSDNPYYLAVAVQPDWHNARDLLGYFNALTQTFQPTPTLRLLLRASADPANPYFLCLDELNLARPEYYLAPILSALETAEHLIDLGIPQEVAQTVDGESVRNPLRLPLNVHIIGTVNVDESTFTLSDKLLDRANVIELTEVDLAAWRASYRRPFNLTAWQLLLELQPILASLGHPFGYRTVEEIGRYLEGAEGIMPLNTALDLQIKQKLLPKLRGDDSPRFRNGLRSLAQLFAAYPQSQTKIQAMLERLDREGFADFY from the coding sequence GTGAGCCAAAGTGAGCCAATTCAATGGAATGCCGTAGCCTTGCAAGCGCTCCAGGTCGAAGGCGTAAACGAGCGTTGGAATGCAGTCCAAGAGCAGTTGCACCCAATTCTGGTCGCGCTCAGTGAGCAACTTGATAGCGCTGCAGCCCGCCAATTTCCCAACACTTGGGGTTTGTACGAAGTTAGTGCCAAAACCGTTAGAGCGGTCAATCGTGGCCGCCAACGTGATCCAATCGACGATTATCATGTGGTAATCGACCGACCACCACGCGGCTGCCATATTTATCTCGGGGTTAGCGGCAGTGAAGAACGGATTTTGGTTGGAATTCAATTGTGGAATAAGCGCAAGCGTGAATTAGCAGCGGTTTGGGATCGTGGGCGGGTGCTGTGGGAGCCGTTAATTCGCAGTTTGCCCGATGTGCGCTATACCCGTGGCGAGCATGCTGAGCAACAACTTTGGCTCGATGATTATCTGGCCAATCGCAGTAGCAATTATCTTTGGGCGGGCTGGAGCTACCCTTGGCAGCAAGCGCTAGATGATAGCCAACAATTTAATCTGCAATTGATCAACCATATGTTGGCCTTGCTACCGCTCAATGAAGCAATTATGGAAATTGCCGAAGAGGAGTGGGAATTACCACCAAGCCATCTTCGCGAAGCCCGCCAAAGTTATGCCACGGGTTTCAATAGCCCAAGTATCGAAGAAATTAGCGCTAGCATTCGCCAACGGGGCTTTATCTATCCCGATGCTGTGCTGCGTTCGTATCACATTGCCCTGCAAACCAAGCCCTTGGTGATTTTGCCTGGAATTTCGGGCACAGGCAAAACCCGTTTGACTCGTGTCTATGCTGATGCAGTGCATCAAATCGCGCCGCACAGCGATAATCCCTATTATTTGGCGGTGGCCGTGCAGCCCGATTGGCATAATGCCCGCGATCTGCTGGGTTATTTCAATGCCTTGACCCAAACCTTCCAGCCAACTCCAACCTTGCGTTTGTTACTGCGAGCCAGCGCTGATCCAGCTAATCCCTATTTTCTCTGCCTTGATGAGCTGAATTTGGCGCGGCCTGAATATTATTTAGCGCCAATTTTGAGTGCGCTCGAAACCGCCGAACATCTAATCGATTTGGGTATTCCCCAAGAAGTTGCCCAAACCGTTGATGGCGAGAGCGTGCGCAATCCACTGCGTTTGCCATTAAATGTGCATATCATCGGCACAGTCAATGTTGATGAAAGCACCTTTACGCTCAGCGACAAACTGCTTGATCGAGCAAACGTGATCGAACTGACCGAGGTCGATTTAGCCGCATGGCGAGCCAGCTATCGCCGTCCGTTTAATCTGACAGCATGGCAATTATTGCTTGAATTACAACCAATCTTGGCCAGCCTTGGGCATCCATTTGGCTATCGCACGGTCGAAGAGATTGGGCGCTATTTGGAAGGCGCCGAGGGGATTATGCCGCTCAACACAGCCCTCGATTTACAAATTAAGCAAAAATTATTGCCCAAATTGCGGGGTGATGATAGCCCACGCTTTCGCAATGGCTTGCGCAGTTTGGCCCAATTGTTTGCTGCATATCCCCAATCGCAAACCAAAATTCAGGCCATGCTCGAACGACTCGATCGCGAGGGCTTTGCTGATTTTTATTAA
- a CDS encoding 5-(carboxyamino)imidazole ribonucleotide synthase: MTKRLGILGGGQLARMLVQAAIPLGIETVVLANRNDEPAALVSKAVVGEWNDRALLDQFAQAVDVVVLENEFIGSEKLAYLASKGVQLVPDQATLGLIEDKAQQKLTLAAAGLPVPALALIESLDDVAAFGAEHGFPLMLKTRRNGYDGRGTAKIRSAEEIGSACSSLGFPENPVFVEAWVPFEAELATLIIRSVSGEQCVYPVIETYQPSGVCRVVRAPAPFSTAIQQQASEVAQATAAALGGLGILAVEMFLNSKGQILVNELAPRPHNTGHYSIEGCYCSQFENTIRAALGWPLGDPQLRHQSAVMVNVLAPTTRPLESSLIQTALKPQVHVHWYDKRSAKPGRKIGHITAVGAESSEVEARAQAAVDQLERVLAEPV; this comes from the coding sequence ATGACAAAACGTTTAGGAATTCTTGGTGGCGGCCAATTGGCGCGGATGTTGGTGCAAGCGGCGATTCCCTTGGGAATTGAAACCGTGGTTTTAGCCAACCGCAACGACGAGCCAGCGGCATTAGTCAGCAAAGCGGTGGTTGGCGAGTGGAATGATCGAGCCTTGCTTGATCAATTTGCTCAAGCGGTTGATGTAGTGGTACTCGAAAACGAGTTTATTGGCTCGGAAAAATTGGCCTACCTTGCCAGCAAAGGCGTGCAACTCGTGCCCGATCAAGCAACCCTTGGCTTGATCGAGGATAAAGCCCAACAAAAATTAACTTTGGCTGCCGCAGGCTTGCCTGTACCAGCCTTGGCTCTGATCGAATCGTTGGACGATGTGGCGGCCTTTGGCGCTGAACATGGCTTTCCGTTGATGTTGAAAACGCGGCGCAACGGCTATGATGGGCGCGGCACGGCCAAAATTCGCAGCGCCGAAGAGATTGGCAGCGCTTGTAGCTCATTGGGTTTTCCCGAAAATCCAGTGTTTGTTGAGGCGTGGGTTCCCTTCGAAGCCGAGTTGGCGACCTTAATTATTCGCTCAGTCAGCGGAGAACAATGTGTTTATCCAGTAATCGAAACCTATCAGCCAAGCGGTGTTTGTCGGGTGGTACGTGCGCCAGCACCCTTCTCAACGGCAATCCAGCAACAAGCCAGCGAGGTGGCGCAGGCGACGGCAGCAGCACTCGGTGGCTTAGGCATCTTGGCGGTTGAAATGTTTCTGAACAGCAAGGGCCAAATTTTGGTCAACGAGCTAGCGCCTCGCCCGCACAACACTGGGCACTATTCAATCGAGGGTTGTTATTGCTCTCAATTTGAAAATACGATTCGCGCAGCGTTGGGCTGGCCGTTGGGCGATCCTCAGTTGCGCCACCAAAGCGCGGTGATGGTCAATGTGCTTGCGCCAACCACCCGACCCTTGGAAAGCAGCTTGATTCAAACCGCGCTCAAACCGCAGGTGCATGTGCATTGGTATGATAAACGCAGCGCCAAGCCAGGCCGTAAAATTGGCCATATCACCGCTGTAGGAGCCGAATCAAGCGAGGTCGAAGCGCGTGCCCAAGCCGCCGTCGATCAGTTAGAACGAGTTTTAGCTGAACCCGTATAA
- the purE gene encoding 5-(carboxyamino)imidazole ribonucleotide mutase — MSAVVGIVMGSDSDLATMQAAATICQEFGIAYEMRVVSAHRTPALMAEYGQTAHERGLKVIIAGAGGAAHLPGMLAAYTPLPVIGVPVPIGHLQGVDALMSIVQMPGGVPVATVAIGQAKNAGLLAIQILATADATLQAKLIEYKQTMAAESQAKNTRLQSKIEHRT, encoded by the coding sequence ATGTCAGCCGTTGTTGGAATTGTGATGGGCAGTGATTCGGATTTAGCGACCATGCAGGCAGCCGCCACTATTTGCCAAGAATTTGGCATTGCCTATGAAATGCGGGTGGTTTCGGCGCACCGCACGCCTGCTTTGATGGCCGAGTATGGCCAAACCGCCCATGAACGTGGCCTCAAGGTGATCATTGCTGGGGCGGGCGGGGCTGCTCACTTACCGGGCATGTTGGCAGCCTACACGCCCTTGCCAGTAATTGGTGTGCCCGTGCCAATCGGTCATCTCCAAGGCGTTGATGCCTTGATGTCAATTGTGCAAATGCCTGGTGGCGTGCCGGTTGCCACCGTCGCGATTGGTCAAGCCAAAAATGCAGGTTTATTGGCAATTCAAATTTTGGCAACCGCCGATGCCACCTTACAAGCCAAATTGATTGAATACAAACAAACCATGGCCGCCGAATCGCAAGCCAAAAACACACGGCTTCAGTCAAAGATAGAGCATAGAACATAG
- the aroQ gene encoding type II 3-dehydroquinate dehydratase → MHLLVLQGPNLNMLGQREPTIYGSTTLADIHSAMNAKAASAAIELTFVQSNHEGVLVDTLHAHYGQIQGIIINPGALTHYGLSLRDGLALMDVPIIEVHLSNVYAREAFRHHSVVAAIAQGQISGLGWQGYLYALDWFIQHKAA, encoded by the coding sequence ATGCATCTTTTAGTGCTACAAGGCCCAAATCTTAACATGCTTGGCCAACGTGAGCCAACAATTTATGGCTCAACCACGCTGGCCGATATTCATAGCGCTATGAACGCAAAAGCCGCCAGCGCAGCCATCGAATTGACCTTCGTGCAATCGAATCATGAAGGCGTGTTGGTTGATACCCTCCACGCTCATTATGGTCAGATTCAGGGCATTATTATCAATCCAGGCGCACTCACCCACTATGGTTTGAGCCTGCGCGATGGCTTAGCCTTGATGGATGTACCGATCATCGAAGTGCATTTATCGAACGTCTATGCACGTGAGGCCTTTCGGCATCACTCGGTGGTTGCGGCAATTGCCCAAGGCCAAATTAGCGGGCTTGGTTGGCAAGGCTATCTATATGCGCTCGATTGGTTTATCCAGCACAAAGCGGCTTAA
- a CDS encoding DedA family protein has translation MSEIMDKVQEIITAIITALGYPGIALVMFAENLFPPIPSELVMPFAGFIVGKGEMNLVAVLLAGTIGAVLGALALYYIGMWADETIIRRFIRRYGKFFFISEADIDKTLGFFAKYGEIVVFTGRLIPLVRSLISIPAGMNRMPMGRFLLWTTFGSLIWNGLLTYAGIVLGSQWENVLGLVDRYEKVALGIIAVGLIWFVVNRVLKVRRSRAESKQV, from the coding sequence ATGTCAGAAATAATGGACAAAGTTCAAGAAATTATTACTGCGATTATTACGGCGCTTGGCTATCCAGGCATTGCGTTGGTGATGTTTGCCGAAAACCTCTTTCCCCCGATCCCTTCAGAATTGGTGATGCCATTTGCCGGTTTTATTGTTGGCAAAGGCGAGATGAACCTTGTTGCAGTATTGTTGGCTGGCACAATTGGCGCAGTGTTGGGTGCGCTGGCGCTCTATTATATTGGCATGTGGGCCGACGAAACGATTATTCGGCGCTTTATCCGCCGCTATGGCAAATTCTTCTTCATCAGCGAAGCTGATATTGATAAAACCTTGGGCTTCTTTGCTAAATATGGCGAGATTGTAGTATTTACTGGGCGCTTGATTCCCTTGGTGCGTAGTTTGATTTCAATTCCAGCAGGCATGAACCGCATGCCCATGGGGCGCTTTTTGCTTTGGACAACCTTTGGCTCATTGATCTGGAATGGTCTTTTGACCTATGCAGGGATTGTGCTTGGTTCGCAATGGGAAAATGTGCTTGGCTTAGTTGATCGCTATGAAAAAGTTGCTTTGGGAATTATTGCTGTAGGCCTGATTTGGTTTGTGGTAAACCGCGTACTCAAAGTTCGCCGTAGCCGAGCTGAATCCAAGCAGGTCTAG